Proteins from one Oncorhynchus gorbuscha isolate QuinsamMale2020 ecotype Even-year linkage group LG18, OgorEven_v1.0, whole genome shotgun sequence genomic window:
- the LOC124003080 gene encoding protein BTG2-like, whose product MNQAYSSRSEIGPEVTAAATFVSRLLRTRGFLSEHQLHDFRDCLQQSLSEHYQNHWFPDRPQKGSGYRCIRMNHEMDPIIGRAAGRIGLTSDQLFALLPRELTLWVDPFEVSYRIGEDGSICVLYEAESLAPAAAPSPDPTHNCKNQFLIGGRTSPPKNYLMTVSS is encoded by the exons ATGAACCAAGCATACTCTTCTAGAAGTGAAATAGGCCCCGAAGTAACGGCCGCAGCAACCTTTGTTTCCAGGCTATTGAGAACAAGAGGCTTCCTGAGCGAACACCAACTCCATGATTTCAGAGACTGTCTTCAACAGTCATTATCAG AGCACTACCAGAACCACTGGTTCCCTGACAGACCACAGAAGGGCTCTGGCTACCGCTGCATCAGAATGAATCATGAAATGGACCCAATCATTGGCAGGGCTGCTGGTCGGATCGGACTTACTAGCGATCAGCTCTTTGCCCTCCTTCCCCGGGAGCTGACACTCTGGGTGGACCCTTTTGAGGTCTCTTACCGCATTGGGGAGGATGGCTCCATTTGTGTCCTCTATGAGGCAGAGTCCCTAGCGCCCGCAGCAGCCCCTAGCCCTGACCCCACACACAACTGCAAGAATCAGTTTCTGATCGGTGGCCGCACTAGCCCTCCGAAGAACTACCTGATGACTGTCTCGAGCTAG